DNA from Bacillota bacterium:
CGAACCAGGTTTGGTCATGGGATATCACTTGGCTGCCCGCAGTCATCAAGGGGCTCTATTATAAGCTGTATATGGTCATCGATGTATTTAGCAGGTTTATAATTACTGGGAGATCCATGAAACTGAGTCATCCAAGCATGCTCAAGATTTGGTCACGAAAGCCGTTTTCAAACATAGAGTTTTCCGGGGGCCACTGGTGCTTCACTCTGATAACGGCAGTCCCATGAAGGCCCAAGACTTTCAGAACCTGTTAGCTCAATTGGGAGTAACAAGATCCTACTCTCGCCCAAGGGTGAGCAACGACAACCCTTTTTCCGAATCCCTATTCAAAACACTGAAGTATACAAAGGACTTTCCTCTAAAGGGTTTCGTCTCCATTGATGAAGCGAGAAAATGGGTTCAAAAATTCGTTGAGCTTTAT
Protein-coding regions in this window:
- a CDS encoding transposase family protein translates to MHETESSKHAQDLVTKAVFKHRVFRGPLVLHSDNGSPMKAQDFQNLLAQLGVTRSYSRPRVSNDNPFSESLFKTLKYTKDFPLKGFVSIDEARKWVQKFVELYNTEFLHSGIKFVTPQQRHTGKDVEILAKRDEVYREAKKRKPERWSTETRNWSRIDRTPQMSCVTLMKRKSDNFLDNHRAQKFFQTVSTPFQN